One region of Brassica napus cultivar Da-Ae chromosome A10, Da-Ae, whole genome shotgun sequence genomic DNA includes:
- the LOC106370668 gene encoding AAA-ATPase At3g28600-like, producing MMMGDTMGTFGSSMASLFFFWATFQQIFPEHLKIAIKEFLLSTIQQLSFVQRFSDRVINFFSPYVVISFPEYEEYRFNHAFAAIDTYLGAKAIDKAHKIRASQVKESKGLVLKRDEAKVRDVYEGVNVWWEIVTATGGDRTHKLTFHRRGLEIVTGSYIKYVMEEGKSIEAKNKKMKLFTNNPSLNWDTSKKSLWRHIDFEHPASFKTLAMDPVKKGDILNDLEAFRNGKEYYKKIGKAWKRGYLLHGPPGTGKSTMIAAMANHLNYNIYDLELTAIQNNSELRKLLTATSSRSIIVIEDIDCSVDLTGKRRKRDGDLSVKKDGEQGKEDQNQSKVTLSGLLNFIDGIWSACGQERIIIFTTNHIEKLDPALIRRGRMDMHIELSYCGFEAFKVLAKNYLDVDSHPLFGEIESLLKETKIAPADVAEKLMAKNHKVDVDGSLKDLVESLEKRKKQQRDHGDDHKKKLSGKKLRIFRELF from the coding sequence ATGATGATGGGAGATACGATGGGCACATTTGGTTCAAGCATGGCAAGTTTGTTCTTTTTCTGGGCAACATTTCAACAAATATTCCCTGAACACCTCAAGATCGCAATCAAAGAGTTCCTTTTGTCTACAATCCAACAACTCTCATTTGTCCAAAGATTCTCCGACCGTGTCATCAACTTCTTCTCTCCTTACGTTGTCATCAGTTTCCCAGAGTACGAAGAGTACCGTTTCAACCACGCTTTCGCAGCCATCGACACTTACCTTGGGGCCAAAGCAATCGATAAAGCACATAAGATTAGGGCAAGTCAGGTCAAAGAGAGCAAAGGTCTAGTCTTGAAACGTGACGAGGCTAAAGTCAGAGACGTGTACGAAGGAGTTAATGTCTGGTGGGAGATTGTTACTGCTACCGGTGGAGACAGAACACACAAGCTTACATTCCATAGACGTGGACTTGAGATTGTAACGGGGTCGTACATCAAGTATGTGATGGAAGAAGGGAAATCAATCGAGGCCAAGAACAAGAAGATGAAGCTGTTCACCAACAACCCTAGTTTGAACTGGGATACTAGCAAGAAGAGCTTGTGGAGACACATTGATTTCGAGCATCCTGCGAGTTTTAAGACACTGGCTATGGATCCTGTCAAGAAAGGAGATATTTTGAACGATCTTGAGGCGTTTAGAAATGGGAAAGAGTATTACAAGAAGATTGGGAAAGCTTGGAAAAGGGGTTACCTATTACATGGACCACCAGGGACTGGTAAGTCCACAATGATCGCGGCGATGGCGAATCATTTGAACTATAACATCTATGATCTCGAACTCACGGCTATTCAGAACAACTCGGAGTTGAGGAAACTTCTTACCGCGACATCGAGCAGGTCGATTATTGTGATCGAAGATATTGACTGTTCTGTAGACCTAACGggcaagagaaggaagagagacgGTGACTTGAGTGTCAAGAAAGATGGAGAACAAGGCAAAGAAGATCAAAACCAAAGCAAAGTCACACTCTCTGGTCTTTTGAACTTCATAGATGGGATATGGTCGGCTTGTGGACAAGAGAGGATTATTATTTTCACGACGAATCATATCGAGAAACTAGACCCGGCTTTGATCAGGAGAGGAAGGATGGATATGCACATTGAGCTGTCTTATTGTGGTTTCGAGGCGTTCAAGGTTCTTGCTAAGAACTACTTGGACGTTGATTCTCATCCTCTGTTTGGTGAAATCGAGTCTTTGCTGAAGGAAACAAAGATCGCTCCGGCTGATGTTGCAGAGAAACTGATGGCCAAGAATCATAAAGTAGATGTCGATGGATCCTTGAAAGACTTGGTTGAGAGTttggagaagaggaagaagcaaCAGAGAGATCACGGTGATGATCACAAGAAGAAGCTAAGTGGCAAGAAACTCAGAATATTTCGCGAATTGTTTTAG
- the LOC106372456 gene encoding histidine kinase 5, protein MVCEMETDQIEEMDVEVLSSMWPDDVGTQADNQFNVEKPAGDSDTLKEVDIAEKRTMADLKRLPELLNTTDQGSSQLTNLVRQWEYMQDHAVRLLREELKILTRQREEAEAKELKIIEEHNFETEEPENVPVLDETSHLFRRFRQKKRDELVDSKRVVIDEEFDTVAYWKQKALSLEKMLEASTERERRLIEKLNESLKTMESHSAPVEELTQNLKRAEGFLHFILQNAPIVMGHQDKDLRYLFIYNKFPSLREQDILGKTDVEIFHGGGVKESEDFKREVLEKGKASKREITFETELFGSKTFLIYVEPVYNKAREKIGINYMGMEVTDQVRKREKMAKLREDNAVRKAMESELTKTIHITEETMRAKQMLATMSHEIRSPLSGVVGMAEILSTTKLDKEQRQLLNVMISSGDLVLQLINDILDLSKVESGVMKLEATKFRPREVVKHVLQTAAASLKKDLTLEGNIADEVPILVVGDVLRIRQILTNLISNAIKFTHRGKVGIKLKVISQPSFASDKEQNETSVWICCDVYDTGIGIPENALPCLFKKYMQASADHARKYGGTGLGLAICKQLVELMGGQLTVTSQVNLGSTFTFVLPYKVATPDDHSDDQDEFSDMVDHHQPEPDDTTEGYFQFKPLLGSIYSNGGPVMGNNFLPHKAMLTSPIKLINGSVADPSNSSGQSQTVQVENGGYMDESESAHQYGNGNGHRCPSKESESCSSSQASSEMESELTVSSPREEEKTETEVKETSQPKILLVEDNKINIMVAKSMMKQLGYTMDIANNGVEAINAVKDTSYDLVLMDVCMPVMDGLKATRLIRSYEESGNWDAAIEAGVDIKTSESEQGCERSTDRLPIVAMTANTLAESSEECYANGMDSFISKPVTLQKLKECLQQYLQ, encoded by the exons ATGGTCTGCGAGATGGAGACTGATCAAATCGAAGAGATGGACGTCGAAGTCTTGTCTTCCATGTGGCCCGATGATGTCGGAACCCAAGCAGACAACCAGTTTAACGTAGAGAAACCCGCAGGGGATTCAGACACGTTGAAAGAAGTTGACATCGCCGAGAAACGAACCATGGCTGATCTAAAACGTTTACCTGAACTCCTGAACACCACCGACCAAGGCTCCTCACAACTCACCAACCTCGTGAGACAATGGGAGTACATGCAAGACCACGCGGTTAGGCTTCTAAGAGAAGAGCTCAAGATCCTCACCAGACAGAGAGAAGAAGCCGAGGCCAAGGAGCTTAAGATCATAGAGGAGCATAACTTCGAGACCGAAGAGCCTGAGAACGTCCCCGTTTTGGATGAGACCAGCCATCTTTTCCGCAGGTTTAGGCAGAAGAAACGCGACGAGCTGGTCGATAGCAAGAGGGTTGTGATCGATGAGGAGTTCGACACGGTTGCGTATTGGAAACAGAAGGCGTTGAGTTTGGAGAAGATGCTTGAAGCGAGtactgagagagagaggaggttGATTGAGAAGCTGAACGAGAGTTTGAAGACTATGGAGAGTCACTCAGCACCGGTGGAAGAGCTGACTCAGAATCTCAAAAGAGCTGAAGGGTTCTTGCATTTTATTCTTCAGAATGCACCTATTGTTATGGGTCATCAGGATAAAGATCTACGTTACTTGTTCATCTAC AACAAGTTTCCTTCGTTACGAGAACAG GACATTTTGGGCAAAACAGACGTGGAGATATTCCACGGAGGTGGAGTTAAAGAGTCTGAAGATTTCAAGAGAGAGGTTCTTGAAAAAGGAAAAGCTTCAAAGAGAGAGATCACATTCGAGACAGAGTTATTCGGATCAAAGACGTTTTTGATATACGTTGAGCCTGTTTACAACAAAGCTCGCGAGAAAATCGGTATAAACTACATGGGAATGGAAGTAACTGATCAGGTaaggaaaagagaaaaaatggcTAAGCTCAGGGAAGACAACGCGGTGAGAAAAGCGATGGAATCAGAACTGACCAAGACCATTCACATCACAGAGGAGACTATGAGAGCTAAGCAAATGCTGGCGACAATGTCTCATGAGATAAGATCACCGTTGTCAGGAGTGGTGGGAATGGCTGAGATACTTTCTACTACAAAGCTGGATAAAGAGCAAAGACAGTTGTTGAATGTCATGATCTCTTCTGGTGATTTGGTGCTTCAGCTGATAAATGATATTCTTGATCTCTCCAAGGTTGAATCAG GTGTGATGAAGTTAGAAGCTACAAAGTTTAGGCCAAGAGAAGTGGTGAAGCATGTGCTTCAGACAGCTGCTGCATCGCTGAAGAAAGATTTGACGTTAGAAGGAAACATTGCAGATGAAGTTCCTATATTG GTGGTTGGAGATGTTCTAAGGATCCGGCAGATTCTCACCAACCTGATCAGCAATGCTATCAAATTTACACATCGAGGAAAGGTTGGGATCAAACTCAAAGTGATATCACAACCATCCTTTGCTAGTGATAAAGAACAAAACGAGACTTCGGTTTGGATTTGCTGTGACGTTTATGACACTGGAATTGGAATCCCAG AGAACGCTCTCCCTTGTTTGTTCAAGAAGTACATGCAAGCAAGCGCTGATCATGCTCGCAAATACGGTGGAACTGGTCTCGGTCTCGCCATTTGTAAACAGCTGGTTGAGCTAATGGGAGGTCAACTCACAGTGACAAGCCAAGTCAACTTAGGTTCAACGTTCACGTTCGTATTACCATACAAAGTTGCAACACCAGATGATCATTCAGATGATCAAGATGAGTTCTCTGACATGGTTGATCATCATCAACCAGAGCCAGACGACACAACCGAAGGATACTTCCAGTTTAAACCCCTTCTAGGATCTATATATTCCAATGGCGGACCGGTCATGGGCAATAACTTCTTACCTCACAAAGCTATGCTCACTAGTCCTATTAAGCTCATCAACGGTTCTGTCGCCGATCCTTCTAACAGCAGTGGACAAAGCCAGACGGTTCAGGTTGAAAATGGTGGTTATATGGATGAATCTGAGTCGGCTCATCAATATGGCAATGGGAATGGTCATCGATGTCCCTCCAAGGAAAGTGAATCTTGTAGCAGTTCACAAGCTAGCTCAGAAATGGAGTCAGAGCTTACAGTTTCATCTCCTAGGGAAGAGGAGAAAACTGAGACAGAGGTCAAAGAGACATCACAGCCAAAGATTCTGCTTGTGGAAGATAACAAAATCAACATCATGGTTGCTAAGTCGATGATGAAGCAACTAGGCTATACCATGGACATTGCCAATAACGGAGTTGAAGCAATAAACGCTGTTAAAGACACTAGCTACGACTTGGTACTCATG GATGTGTGCATGCCAGTTATGGATGGTTTAAAAGCTACAAGACTGATCCGTTCATACGAAGAATCTGGGAACTGGGATGCTGCAATAGAAGCAGGAGTTGATATAAAGACATCAGAGAGTGAGCAAGGCTGTGAGCGTTCCACTGACCGGCTGCCTATAGTCGCTATGACCGCTAATACATTAGCAGAGAGCTCAGAAGAATGTTATGCAAATGGTATGGACTCTTTTATTTCTAAACCTGTAACGTTGCAAAAACTTAAAGAGTGTCTACAACAGTATCTCCAGTGA
- the BNAA10G21560D gene encoding uncharacterized protein At1g32220, chloroplastic isoform X2, producing the protein MRTIVTRLIRHKSSVPQTRFVSASSTGGRYLSTDSNKIDEPFNVEEAETVHVPPPLTEKLLVLGGNGFVGSHVCKEALDRGLSVSSLSRSGRSSLQEPWATRVTWHQGNLLSSDLLKDALDGVTSVISCVGGFGSNSYMYKINGTANINAIRAASEKGVKRFVYISAADFGLAKYLLSGYYEGKRAAETELLTRFAYGGIILRPGFIYGTRSVGNMKIPLGVFGSPMEMVLQQAKPLNQLPLVGPLFTPPVNVESVAKVAVRAATDPVFPPGIVDVHGIQRYSQQKSR; encoded by the exons ATGAGGACGATCGTTACGCGTTTGATCCGTCACAAATCCTCTGTTCCCCAGACACG GTTCGTATCTGCATCATCCACCGGCGGGAGGTATCTCTCTACCGACTCCAACAAAATCGACGAGCCTTTCAATGTGGAAGAAGCAGAGACTGTTCATGTCCCTCCACCTCTAACTGAAAAG CTGCTTGTCCTTGGTGGAAATGGGTTTGTGGGATCACACGTCTGTAAAGAAGCTTTAGATCGCGGCTTATCTGTCTCTAGCCTTAGCAG ATCAGGTAGGTCGTCTTTACAAGAGCCATGGGCTACCAGAGTTACATGGCATCAAG GAAACCTTCTATCATCTGATTTATTGAAAGATGCTCTTGATGGAGTTACTTCTgtg ATCTCTTGTGTTGGTGGTTTTGGTTCAAACTCGTATATGTATAAGATTAATGGGACTGCAAACATCAACGCTATTAGAGCTGCTTCAGAGAAAGGTGTGAAACGATTTGTGTATATATCTGCTGCTGATTTCGGATTAGCTAAGTACTTGTTGAGCGGTTACTATGAAGGAAAG CGTGCTGCTGAGACTGAGCTGCTCACAAGATTTGCTTATGGAG GGATAATCTTGAGGCCTGGTTTTATATACGGAACTCGCAGCGTTGGGAACATGAAGATCCCATTGGGAGTCTTTGGTTCACCCATGGAGATG GTTCTTCAACAAGCAAAACCACTGAACCAGCTCCCATTAGTCGGACCTTTGTTCACACCTCCGGTGAACGTTGAATCAGTTGCCAAAGTTGCGGTTAGAGCGGCTACTGATCCAGTGTTCCCTCCAGGGATTGTCGATGTTCATGGTATACAACGTTACAGCCAACAGAAATCAAGATAA
- the BNAA10G21560D gene encoding uncharacterized protein At1g32220, chloroplastic isoform X1, which yields MRTIVTRLIRHKSSVPQTRFVSASSTGGRYLSTDSNKIDEPFNVEEAETVHVPPPLTEKLLVLGGNGFVGSHVCKEALDRGLSVSSLSRSGRSSLQEPWATRVTWHQGNLLDPNLNMIFNFMFIFLLYFYPFFPLGNLLSSDLLKDALDGVTSVISCVGGFGSNSYMYKINGTANINAIRAASEKGVKRFVYISAADFGLAKYLLSGYYEGKRAAETELLTRFAYGGIILRPGFIYGTRSVGNMKIPLGVFGSPMEMVLQQAKPLNQLPLVGPLFTPPVNVESVAKVAVRAATDPVFPPGIVDVHGIQRYSQQKSR from the exons ATGAGGACGATCGTTACGCGTTTGATCCGTCACAAATCCTCTGTTCCCCAGACACG GTTCGTATCTGCATCATCCACCGGCGGGAGGTATCTCTCTACCGACTCCAACAAAATCGACGAGCCTTTCAATGTGGAAGAAGCAGAGACTGTTCATGTCCCTCCACCTCTAACTGAAAAG CTGCTTGTCCTTGGTGGAAATGGGTTTGTGGGATCACACGTCTGTAAAGAAGCTTTAGATCGCGGCTTATCTGTCTCTAGCCTTAGCAG ATCAGGTAGGTCGTCTTTACAAGAGCCATGGGCTACCAGAGTTACATGGCATCAAGGTAACTTGTTAGATCCTAACCTCAAcatgatatttaattttatgtttattttcttattatatttttacccTTTTTTCCCCCTAGGAAACCTTCTATCATCTGATTTATTGAAAGATGCTCTTGATGGAGTTACTTCTgtg ATCTCTTGTGTTGGTGGTTTTGGTTCAAACTCGTATATGTATAAGATTAATGGGACTGCAAACATCAACGCTATTAGAGCTGCTTCAGAGAAAGGTGTGAAACGATTTGTGTATATATCTGCTGCTGATTTCGGATTAGCTAAGTACTTGTTGAGCGGTTACTATGAAGGAAAG CGTGCTGCTGAGACTGAGCTGCTCACAAGATTTGCTTATGGAG GGATAATCTTGAGGCCTGGTTTTATATACGGAACTCGCAGCGTTGGGAACATGAAGATCCCATTGGGAGTCTTTGGTTCACCCATGGAGATG GTTCTTCAACAAGCAAAACCACTGAACCAGCTCCCATTAGTCGGACCTTTGTTCACACCTCCGGTGAACGTTGAATCAGTTGCCAAAGTTGCGGTTAGAGCGGCTACTGATCCAGTGTTCCCTCCAGGGATTGTCGATGTTCATGGTATACAACGTTACAGCCAACAGAAATCAAGATAA
- the LOC106370670 gene encoding uncharacterized protein DDB_G0283697 — MMMATTSSTARNKPNNQNLTRSRSLGPKPKPVPSSNADGSGQKTVEKPLPNYLKPTVSSRPDPVKFLRKNKAVEDNQKLLRRRSFDRPLSSSSTHKPLNTSPHARPRDRPAVPREKPVTGLRSTSFHGSSRGGLRGSTTVKSPPVASRGPPGVKKSGLSGTISSKSKKEGSENVPKKSSGKEITPECSPPAPAHEDVEEIVKVEIDVQVSDHIGEDKDQVAQPNESTEEEKGELINEEQKEEQKEPENIQENNSEDKEVVEKRVDVEENSEIGVTPDMKEAEIEAEAKEEENEGSKVKEGTTETKKEVAKGKKGSPTAYNDVIASKMQESSRKNKVLALAGAFQTVIDYETAASK; from the coding sequence ATGATGATGGCAACGACGTCTAGTACAGCGAGAAACAAACCGAACAACCAAAACCTCACCAGATCAAGATCTCTTGGTCCAAAGCCAAAGCCGGTTCCATCATCGAACGCAGATGGATCTGGTCAGAAAACAGTTGAGAAGCCGTTGCCCAATTATCTGAAACCAACTGTCAGCTCCAGACCTGACCCTGTCAAGTTCTTGAGGAAGAACAAAGCTGTTGAAGACAATCAGAAGCTTCTTCGCAGACGATCCTTTGATCGTCCTCTTTCGTCTTCATCAACTCATAAGCCTCTCAATACCTCTCCTCACGCACGCCCACGAGACAGACCCGCGGTTCCAAGGGAGAAGCCTGTCACTGGTTTGCGTTCTACATCTTTCCATGGAAGCAGCAGAGGCGGTCTTAGAGGAAGCACTACGGTGAAATCTCCTCCTGTGGCTTCAAGAGGACCTCCGGGTGTAAAGAAGAGCGGTCTGAGCGGTACCATTTCTTCCAAGAGTAAGAAGGAAGGTTCTGAGAATGTTCCAAAGAAATCTTCGGGGAAAGAGATTACCCCGGAATGTTCTCCTCCTGCGCCTGCTCATGAGGATGTAGAAGAGATTGTCAAGGTTGAGATTGATGTACAAGTTTCTGACCACATAGGAGAAGATAAAGATCAGGTTGCACAACCCAATGAATCCacagaagaagagaaaggagaGCTGATCAACGAGGAACAAAAGGAAGAGCAGAAAGAACCAGAGAACATCCAAGAAAACAACAGTGAAGACAAGGAAGTTGTTGAAAAGAGAGTTGATGTTGAGGAGAATAGCGAGATAGGTGTTACTCCAGATATGAAAGAAGCTGAGATAGAAGCAGAAGCTAAAGAAGAGGAGAACGAAGGCAGCAAAGTGAAAGAAGGAACAACAGAGACAAAGAAGGAAGTGGCGAAAGGGAAGAAAGGGTCTCCAACAGCATACAACGATGTAATAGCAAGTAAGATGCAAGAGAGCTCGAGGAAGAACAAGGTCTTGGCTCTCGCTGGAGCCTTTCAAACCGTTATCGACTATGAAACTGCTGCTTCTAAGTGA
- the LOC106372457 gene encoding uncharacterized protein LOC106372457: protein MCLVFVCDQDERVIGRYAAPGACPYCGGMVQTVDVESQWRFCFVPLYNKSKRRLICSTCGKRLIAHS, encoded by the coding sequence atgTGTTTGGTGTTCGTGTGCGATCAGGACGAGAGGGTGATCGGCAGGTACGCAGCTCCTGGAGCCTGCCCCTACTGCGGCGGGATGGTTCAAACGGTAGACGTAGAAAGCCAGTGGAGATTCTGCTTCGTCCCTCTCTATAACAAATCCAAACGTCGCCTTATTTGCTCCACCTGCGGTAAACGCCTCATCGCCCATTcctga